One region of Ignavibacteriota bacterium genomic DNA includes:
- a CDS encoding response regulator, producing MVGEFLKRADKLIKEANFDGADYEVERALQMEPNNVYALAYRDRIKDARRLHDEKKKREDEERKVQEEALRTAKEQIRIITPQPQPEPVQQHHRIATAKEIDRYKKILVDAWRDGLITAQEIAVLKRVRIDLSITEEVHHTLEREVKLECYVDAVRKAWRDGLISPLKAGALDGLRKKYGISIEEHLHVEGKILWELQQGTKISATLFLIDDEQLLLGVLKDSLQLAGFSVLTATTPEEALQELHSVVPDLIICDIRFDNSDLDGLFIYEQVRKMPDLNTVPFIFLSGVRDDQVLKTGLELGVDDFLMKPFNTETLLAVIEGKLKRYGELKKYRTTM from the coding sequence ATGGTTGGTGAGTTTCTCAAACGCGCTGATAAGTTAATCAAAGAGGCAAACTTTGATGGCGCAGACTATGAAGTTGAGCGCGCACTTCAGATGGAGCCGAATAACGTGTATGCGCTCGCGTACCGTGACAGGATAAAAGACGCCCGTCGCCTTCATGACGAGAAGAAAAAACGTGAAGACGAAGAACGGAAAGTTCAGGAGGAAGCGCTACGCACGGCAAAAGAACAGATAAGAATAATCACTCCTCAACCACAGCCCGAACCTGTTCAACAACATCACCGAATTGCCACAGCCAAAGAGATTGACCGGTATAAAAAAATATTAGTTGATGCCTGGAGAGACGGACTTATTACTGCTCAGGAAATAGCAGTGTTGAAAAGAGTCAGAATTGATTTAAGCATCACGGAAGAGGTTCATCATACATTGGAGCGGGAAGTAAAACTCGAATGTTATGTTGATGCTGTGAGAAAAGCATGGCGCGACGGACTGATTTCCCCACTGAAAGCAGGAGCCTTAGACGGATTACGAAAAAAATATGGAATTTCAATAGAAGAACATCTCCATGTTGAAGGAAAGATTTTGTGGGAACTTCAACAGGGAACAAAAATCAGCGCCACACTTTTTCTTATTGATGATGAACAATTACTGCTGGGTGTTTTGAAAGATAGCCTACAACTCGCGGGCTTTTCTGTTCTGACCGCCACTACACCCGAAGAGGCTCTTCAAGAACTGCATAGCGTCGTGCCCGACCTTATCATCTGTGATATCCGTTTTGATAATTCAGATCTCGACGGTTTATTTATTTATGAACAAGTACGAAAAATGCCGGACCTCAACACGGTTCCCTTCATTTTCTTGTCCGGAGTTCGGGATGACCAAGTTTTGAAAACCGGGCTTGAATTAGGAGTAGATGATTTCCTGATGAAGC
- a CDS encoding thioredoxin family protein — protein MNNSFHLPLIIFLILLFIVGCATTKPIAIKPNEHIEIGWTPRAVLETKTYPWFDSNYVAYKPNGEIFSQLKSIQDSLSFLVIYGTWCSDSKRELPRFFKIMDSMNVKPEQIILYAVDRTKMYPPGIPQEYNPTHVPTFILKYRGMEVGRIIEAPKGTLEQDMFNQLFPLTQ, from the coding sequence ATGAATAATTCCTTTCATCTCCCTCTTATTATTTTTCTTATTCTCCTGTTCATTGTCGGATGTGCTACCACAAAACCAATTGCCATCAAACCGAATGAACACATAGAAATTGGCTGGACTCCGCGTGCCGTTCTCGAGACAAAGACATACCCATGGTTTGATTCGAACTACGTGGCATATAAACCAAACGGCGAAATATTTTCCCAACTTAAATCTATTCAGGATAGTCTTTCATTTCTTGTGATTTACGGAACGTGGTGCAGTGACAGCAAAAGGGAACTCCCACGCTTTTTCAAAATAATGGATTCGATGAACGTCAAGCCGGAACAGATTATTCTCTACGCAGTTGACCGAACGAAAATGTACCCTCCCGGAATTCCACAGGAATATAATCCGACGCATGTTCCGACATTCATTTTGAAATACAGAGGCATGGAAGTCGGAAGAATTATCGAAGCCCCAAAAGGGACATTAGAACAAGACATGTTCAACCAATTATTTCCTCTAACGCAATAA